A window of the Diceros bicornis minor isolate mBicDic1 chromosome 12, mDicBic1.mat.cur, whole genome shotgun sequence genome harbors these coding sequences:
- the CEBPZOS gene encoding protein CEBPZOS translates to MARTMEPLAKKIFKGVLVAELVGVFGAYFLFNKMNTSQDFRQTMSKKYPFILEVYYKSIEQSGMYGIREQDQEKWMNSKN, encoded by the exons ATGGCCCGCACTATGGAACCACTGGCAAAGAAGATCTTTAAAGGAGTTTTAGTAGCTGAACTTGTGGGCGTTTTTGGAgcatattttttgtttaataagATGAACACAAGCCAAG ATTTCAGGCAAACAATGAGCAAGAAATATCCCTTCATCTTGGAAG tttattaCAAATCCATTGAACAGTCTGGAATGTATGGAATCAGAGAGCAAGATCAAGAAAAATGGATGAACAGCAAAAATTAG